Proteins encoded by one window of Sorangium aterium:
- a CDS encoding nucleotidyltransferase family protein encodes MRADDSPPQAVILAGGLGTRMRPRTERTPKFLLPVAGRPFGAWLLERLAAAGFAEVVLCVGHLGDAIRQAMGDRFAGLPLHYADDGPDLLGTAGALRRALPQLAPVFLMTYGDSYLPFDYLAPLRDLCTHPGALGTMAVYRNEGRFDASNAAISGDLVVRYEKRRAGARPDPALDHIDYGATALRREVIEALPADAPLGFEVVHRDLAARGRLRALAVAARFYEIGSEQGLRDLEAALATAAATEARG; translated from the coding sequence GTGCGCGCCGACGACTCACCTCCTCAAGCCGTGATCCTCGCCGGCGGGCTCGGCACCCGGATGCGCCCCCGGACGGAGCGCACCCCGAAATTCCTGCTGCCCGTGGCCGGGCGGCCGTTCGGGGCGTGGCTCCTCGAGCGTCTCGCCGCAGCGGGCTTCGCCGAGGTGGTCCTCTGCGTGGGTCACCTCGGCGACGCCATCCGACAGGCGATGGGCGACCGGTTCGCGGGCCTGCCGCTCCATTATGCCGACGACGGCCCCGATCTCCTGGGCACGGCCGGCGCGCTGCGCCGCGCGCTGCCCCAGCTGGCCCCTGTGTTCCTCATGACGTACGGCGACTCCTACCTCCCTTTCGACTACCTGGCCCCGCTCCGGGACCTCTGCACACACCCCGGCGCGCTCGGCACGATGGCCGTGTACCGGAACGAGGGTCGGTTCGACGCGTCGAACGCCGCGATATCGGGCGACCTGGTGGTGCGTTACGAGAAGCGGCGCGCGGGCGCGCGGCCCGACCCTGCGCTCGACCACATCGATTACGGCGCGACCGCGCTCCGCCGCGAGGTCATCGAGGCGCTGCCGGCCGACGCGCCGCTCGGCTTCGAGGTGGTGCATCGCGACCTCGCGGCGCGCGGCCGCCTCCGGGCGCTCGCGGTCGCGGCGCGCTTCTACGAGATCGGCTCGGAGCAGGGCCTCCGCGATCTCGAGGCCGCGCTCGCGACCGCGGCCGCGACGGAGGCGCGGGGATGA
- a CDS encoding GHMP family kinase ATP-binding protein, which yields MIVSRAPVRFSLGGGGTDLPAYSGRFGGYLVSAAIDKYIYVTANKRFHRDIRLAYSKTEIVPSVDAIEHPIFREALRMLGIEHSIELTSVADLPANSGLGSSSSFTVALLNALHAYKRDFVSSEQLAREACSIEIERLGEPIGKQDQYIAAYGNVTAFTFSPDGSVHVEPVPVRDEVLDELESNLLIVWSGVERPARIVLSEQGRRLQDLEPEVVERMHRIKEIGRDVHRILVTGRLDDYGELLHAHWTQKRKLASKMTDEVLDEIYEIARGAGALGGKLMGAGGGGFFMFYVRPAERRRVLEALAAKGLRVLRFRFDLDGARIVANLHRS from the coding sequence ATGATCGTCTCTCGCGCCCCGGTCCGCTTCTCCCTCGGCGGCGGTGGGACCGATCTGCCCGCGTACTCCGGCCGCTTCGGCGGCTACCTCGTGTCGGCCGCCATCGACAAGTACATCTACGTGACGGCCAACAAGCGCTTCCACCGGGACATCCGCCTCGCGTACTCCAAGACCGAGATCGTCCCCTCGGTCGACGCGATCGAGCACCCGATCTTCCGGGAAGCGCTCCGGATGCTGGGAATCGAGCACTCGATCGAGCTCACGAGCGTCGCGGATCTCCCCGCGAACTCGGGCCTCGGCTCGTCGAGCTCGTTCACGGTCGCCCTCCTCAACGCCCTGCACGCGTACAAGCGCGACTTCGTGTCGTCCGAGCAGCTCGCCCGTGAGGCCTGCTCCATCGAGATCGAGCGCCTCGGAGAGCCGATCGGCAAGCAGGACCAGTACATCGCCGCTTACGGCAACGTCACGGCGTTCACGTTCTCTCCGGACGGCTCGGTGCACGTCGAGCCCGTCCCAGTCCGCGACGAGGTGCTGGACGAGCTCGAGAGCAACCTGCTCATCGTGTGGAGCGGCGTCGAAAGGCCGGCCAGGATCGTGCTCTCGGAGCAGGGCCGGCGGCTGCAAGACCTGGAGCCCGAGGTGGTCGAGCGGATGCACCGCATCAAGGAGATCGGCCGCGACGTGCATCGCATCCTCGTCACGGGCAGGCTCGACGACTACGGCGAGCTCCTGCACGCCCACTGGACCCAGAAGCGTAAGCTCGCGTCCAAGATGACCGACGAGGTCCTCGACGAGATCTACGAGATCGCTCGAGGCGCGGGGGCGCTCGGCGGCAAGCTGATGGGGGCCGGCGGCGGCGGCTTCTTCATGTTCTACGTCCGGCCGGCGGAGCGGCGCCGGGTGCTGGAGGCGCTCGCCGCGAAGGGCCTGCGCGTCCTGCGCTTCCGCTTCGATCTCGACGGCGCGCGCATCGTCGCGAACCTGCACCGATCGTGA